The sequence below is a genomic window from Oscillospiraceae bacterium.
GATGGCGTAGGCCGCCGCGATCTTCATCGCGTCGTTGATGTCCCTGGCGCGCACGTCCAGCGCACCCCGGAAGATCCCCGGGAACGCCAGCACGTTGTTGATCTGGTTGGGGAAGTCGCTGCGCCCCGTGGCGATCACCGCCGCGCCCCCCGCCTTTGCCTCGTCCGGGTAGATCTCCGGCGTGGGGTTGGCGCAGGCGAAGATGATCGCGTCCTTCGCCATGCTGCTCACCATCTCGGTAGTCAGCGTCCCGGGAGCGGATACCCCGATGAACACGTCCGCCCCCCGGATGACCTCCGCCAGCGTGCCCTGCTTCTTCTCCCGGTTGGACAGCCTCGCCATCTCCGTCTTCTCCGCGTTCAGGCCCTCCCGGCCCTCCCAGATGGCGCCCTTCCGGTCGCACATCACCACGTCCTTCAGGCCCATGGCCATCAGCAGCCTGATGATCGCCATGCCCGCCGCGCCCGCGCCGCTGGTCACCACGCGCACGTCCTCAAGCTTCTTGCCCACCACCTTCAGCGCGTTGATGAGCCCCGCCAGCGTCACCACCGCCGTGCCGTGCTGGTCGTCATGGAAGATGGGGATGTCGCAGCGCTCCTTCAATTTCCGCTCGATCTCGAAGCACCGGGGGGCCGAGATGTCCTCCAGGTTCACGCCCCCGAAGCTCCCCGCCAGCAGCGCCACCGTGTTCACGATGTCGTCCACGTCCTTGCTGCGCACGCACAGGGGGATGGCGTCCACGCCCCCGAAGGCCTTGAAGAGCACGCACTTGCCCTCCATCACGGGCATGCCCGCCTCGGGGCCGATGTCCCCCAGGCCCAGCACCGCCGTGCCGTCGGTGACCACCGCCACCGTGTTCCACCGCCCGGTGAGCTCGTAGCTCTTGTTTACGTCCTTCTGGATCTCCAGGCAGGGCTGGGCCACGCCGGGGGTGTAGGCCAGGCTCAGGGCCTGCTTGCTGTCCACCGGCGCCTTGGGCGTGATCTCCAGCTTCCCACGCCATTCATAGTGCTTTTTCAGCGATTCCTTCGCGTAATCCATCAAAAAGTCTCCTTATACCATTTCTTCGGGGTGGAACACCTCGTCAAACCGCTCCGGGGTGAGGAAGCCCAGCTTGACGCAGGCCTCCCGGAGGGAGATCCCCTCGGCGTGGGCCAGCTTGGCGGTCTTGGCCGCGTTGTCATAGCCGATATAGGGGTTGAGGGCGGTCACCAGCATGAGGGAGTTGTAGAGGTTATGGCGGCACTTCTCCCGGTCGGCGGTGATGCCTGCCACGCAGTTGTCGTGGAAGGAGCGGAGGCAGTCGGAGAGCAGGCGCACCGACTGGAGAAAGTTGTAGATACACACCGGCATAAACACGTTGAGCTCGAAGTTGCCCTGGGAGGCCGCCATGCCCACCGCCACGTCGTTGGCCATGACCTGCACGGCCACCATGGTGGCCGCCTCGCACTGGGTGGGGTTGACCTTGCCCGGCATGATGGAGGAGCCCGGCTCGTTCTCCGGGATACGGATCTCCCCCAGGCCGCAGCGGGGGCCGCTGGCAAGCCAGCGCACGTCGTTGGCGATCTTCATCAGATCCGCCGCCAGGGCCTTCAGCCCCCCGTGGGCAAAGACCAGCTCGTCCTTGCTGGTGAGGGCGTGGAACTTGTTCTGCGCCGTGACGAAGGCCTTGCCCGTCAGCTCGGAGAGCGCCTGGGCCACCGCGCGGTCGAAGCCCGCCGGGGCGTTGAGGCCCGTGCCCACGGCGGTGCCGCCCAGGGCCAGCTCCCGCAGGCCGGGCAGGGCCAGCTCCAGCATGGCCCGGTCCTTTTCCAGCATGTTCCGCCAGCCGCTGATCTCCTGGCCCAGGGTGATGGGCACCGCGTCCTGCAGGTGGGTGCGCCCGCTCTTGACCACGTCCGCGTTCTCCGCCTCCAGGCGGCGCAGGGTGGCGGTCAGCAGGTCCAGGGCGGGGAAGAGCCCGTCCTCGATGGCCAGGGCCGCGGCGATGTGCATGGCGGTGGGGAAGGTGTCGTTGGAGCTCTGGGACATGTTCACGTGGTCGTTGGGGTGCAGGAGGGTCTTGCCGGCCAGCTCGTTGCCCCGGTTGGCGATGACCTCGTTGACATTCATGTTGGACTGTGTGCCGCTGCCGGTCTGCCAGACCACCAGGGGGAAGTGTCCGTCCAGCGCGCCGGAGGAGACCTCCTCCGCGGCCCGGCAGATGGCCCCGAAGCGCTCCTCATCCAGCTTGCCCAGCGCGTGGTTGGCCATGGCGGCCGCCCGCTTCAAAAGGCCGAAGGCGTGGACGATCTCCATGGGCATGCGCTCCGTGCCAATCTTGAAGTTCTGGTAGCTGCGCTGGGTCTGGGCCCCCCAGTACCTGTCCGCGGGCACCTGCATCTCGCCCATACTGTCCCGTTCGATCCTGTACTCCATCAAAACATCTCCCTTGTACGATATACGGCGGGGCCTGTCCCCGCCCTACGCCGGATAGACGGCGTTCAGCCGTTCGGTCGCCGCGGCCCGGAGCTGCTGGTAGACGCTGCCGCCCCTGGTGTCCATGCCCACCACCAGGGGGCCGAAGCCCTTGGCCTGGAGATCCCACATGGCTTCGGGCATGCCCAGCTCGGGCCAGGTCACGCCGTTAATCCGCTCGATGCCCTGGGCCAGCTTGGCCGCGCAGCCCGGGGCGGCCTGGAGGTAGACGTAGCCGTACCGCTTGCAGCAGGCCTGGGTGTCCGCGTCCATGCCGCCCTTGCCGATGACCGCCCGCACCCCCAGCTTGCCCACCATCTCGGCGTAGGGCTCCATACGGATGCTGGTGGTGGGGCCGATGACGTTGAGCCGCCAGGAGCCGTCCGGGTTTTTCAGGGCCACCGGTCCGGCGTGGAAGATGGCGGTGCCCTTCAACGGCCGGGGCAGGGGGGCGCCCTGCTCCAGCAGATCCCGGATGCGCAGATGGGCCATGTCCCGGGCGGTGAAGATATGTCCGCTGAGATAGACCACGTCGCCCAGGCGCAGCCTGCGGATGTCCGCCTCCCGCAGAGGCGTGGAGAGCCTGTATACACTCATTCCGATCACCTCACAGCAGTTTTTTGACCCGGCCGTCGTCCCAGATGCGCACCCCCGCCCGCCGGGCCACCCAGCAGTGGAAGTTGATGGCCACCGGGGCGATGGCGGTGTGGGTGTGGGCGCGCTCGATTTTAACGGCCAGGGCCACGGTGTCCCCGCCGGTGCCCGCCGCCCCCAGGCCCAGGCCGTTGATGGCCAGCTTGAGCTCGGCCTCCAGCGCGGCCAGCTCGGGGTCGGGGTTCACGTCGTCCCACCGGCGGGTGCTGATGGCCCTGCGGCTGAGCTTGGCGGCCACGTCCATCTGCCCGCCGATGCCGATGCCGATGCCGTAGGGCGGGCAGGGCTTGCCGCCCGCGCTGATGGCGGTCTCCAGCACGAAGCGCTTGAGCCCCACCAGGTTCTTCCCCAGCTTGGCCGTGGTCATAATCTGCACCGCGTTGCCCAGCTCGGCCCCGCAGCCCTTGAAGGAGATGATGAAGTCCACGTAGTTCTGGCCGGGGTTGTACTCGTACTCGATATTGGGCACGCCCTTGCCCGTGTTGTCGCCGGAATTTTCACGGGTCAGGGGGTCCACCATGCTGGGGCGCAGGTAGCCCCGGCGGGTGGCCTCCGCCACCGCGTCGGCCACCGCCTCCCGCACACCCAGGGGCATGTTCTCCGCGCCGTAGGACACCCAGACCGTGGGGTAGCCCGGCGACTGGCACACCGCCTTGTCGGCAGTTTTGGCGATGCTCAGGTTTTCCAGCATGGAGGAGAGCATACTCCTGGCTGTCTCGCTGGTCTCCCGGGCCAGCGCCTCCTCCAGCAGGGCTTTTACGTCCGGCGATATTTCAGTCACCGCGCGCAGAACGGTCTCGTGAATCAGGGCTGCGACCCGCTCATTCCTGTCCATGGCCCGCCCCCTCCTCCGTGCGCTCCGGGGTGTAGTCGTAAAACCCCTTCCCGGTTTTTCGGCCCAGCAGGCCCGCCGCCACCATCTGCTGCATCAGCACAGGGGGGGCGAAGAGGGGGTCTCGGGTGGCCTCGTAAATGGCCTTACAGGCGTGGTATGTTACATCCAGGCCGGTGGAGTCCTGAAATTCCAGCGGTCCATAGGGGTGGCCCAGTCCCAGCCTGGCCGCCGCGTCGATGTCCGCGGGGGAGGCCATACCCCGCTCCACCATGCGGATGGCGTTCAGGCGGAAGGGGTACTGGAGATAGTTGATGATAAAGCCGGGGTAATCCTTGGCGCGAATGACGGTCTTGCCCAGGGAGCGGCCGAAGTCGTAGGCCATCTCGGCGGCCGCGGCATCGGTGCGCAGACTTGCGATAAGCTCGAGCAGGGGCATGATGTGGGACGGATGGCAGAAGTGCAGACCGACCATGCGCTCCGGCCGCTCCAATACCGCCGCCAGCTCTACAATGGGCAGGCTGGAGGTGTTGGAGGCAAGGATGGCCTCCGGCCGCACGACGGCCTCGACGCTCTTTAAAATCTGGTGCTTCAGCTCCAGCTGCTCCGGCGCGGCTTCAATGACGAGATCACAGGCCGACAGAGCGCTGTACTGCGTGGCCCCCGTAATCCTGGCGCGGGCCTGCCCGCGTTTTTCTGCCTCCATCGCGCCGTCCGCCACCAGTGCGTCCAACAGAGAATCAATACGAGCCAGGCCCTTCTCCAGAAGGGCCTGGCTGATTTCCAGTACGATCGTATCATAGCCGCTGCGGGCTGCCGCCAGTGCAATACCGGCGCCCATAGTGCCGCAGCCTACCACGCCGACGGTATGGATGACCATTGATAACATCTCCAATCTTAATACAGGGTCCGGCCTCCGTCAATAACGAGATTTCTGCCCGTAATATACCCCGCCAGCGGGGAGCACAGGAAAAGCACGGCCCCCGCGACCTCCTCCGCCCTGCCAAAGCGTCCCATGGGGATGCGGGTCGTGTTGGCCTTTACCCACGCGGGATCCTTCAGGCTCTCGCGGATAAGCTCGGTCTCGGCGAAGCCGGGGGATACGGCGTTCACGTTGATGTGGTACTGGGCCCAGTCGTTGGCCAGCGTGCGCGTCATATGTGCCACCGCAGCCTTGGTGGAGGCATAGGCCACGGCCAAGGGGGAATTGATGACCGAAGAGCTGGAGGCCGTGTTTACGATTTTCCCGCCGCCCTGCCGGATCATGTGC
It includes:
- the fumC gene encoding fumarate hydratase class II; its protein translation is MEYRIERDSMGEMQVPADRYWGAQTQRSYQNFKIGTERMPMEIVHAFGLLKRAAAMANHALGKLDEERFGAICRAAEEVSSGALDGHFPLVVWQTGSGTQSNMNVNEVIANRGNELAGKTLLHPNDHVNMSQSSNDTFPTAMHIAAALAIEDGLFPALDLLTATLRRLEAENADVVKSGRTHLQDAVPITLGQEISGWRNMLEKDRAMLELALPGLRELALGGTAVGTGLNAPAGFDRAVAQALSELTGKAFVTAQNKFHALTSKDELVFAHGGLKALAADLMKIANDVRWLASGPRCGLGEIRIPENEPGSSIMPGKVNPTQCEAATMVAVQVMANDVAVGMAASQGNFELNVFMPVCIYNFLQSVRLLSDCLRSFHDNCVAGITADREKCRHNLYNSLMLVTALNPYIGYDNAAKTAKLAHAEGISLREACVKLGFLTPERFDEVFHPEEMV
- a CDS encoding 3-hydroxybutyryl-CoA dehydrogenase — protein: MVIHTVGVVGCGTMGAGIALAAARSGYDTIVLEISQALLEKGLARIDSLLDALVADGAMEAEKRGQARARITGATQYSALSACDLVIEAAPEQLELKHQILKSVEAVVRPEAILASNTSSLPIVELAAVLERPERMVGLHFCHPSHIMPLLELIASLRTDAAAAEMAYDFGRSLGKTVIRAKDYPGFIINYLQYPFRLNAIRMVERGMASPADIDAAARLGLGHPYGPLEFQDSTGLDVTYHACKAIYEATRDPLFAPPVLMQQMVAAGLLGRKTGKGFYDYTPERTEEGAGHGQE
- a CDS encoding fumarate hydratase: MDRNERVAALIHETVLRAVTEISPDVKALLEEALARETSETARSMLSSMLENLSIAKTADKAVCQSPGYPTVWVSYGAENMPLGVREAVADAVAEATRRGYLRPSMVDPLTRENSGDNTGKGVPNIEYEYNPGQNYVDFIISFKGCGAELGNAVQIMTTAKLGKNLVGLKRFVLETAISAGGKPCPPYGIGIGIGGQMDVAAKLSRRAISTRRWDDVNPDPELAALEAELKLAINGLGLGAAGTGGDTVALAVKIERAHTHTAIAPVAINFHCWVARRAGVRIWDDGRVKKLL
- a CDS encoding fumarate hydratase; amino-acid sequence: MSVYRLSTPLREADIRRLRLGDVVYLSGHIFTARDMAHLRIRDLLEQGAPLPRPLKGTAIFHAGPVALKNPDGSWRLNVIGPTTSIRMEPYAEMVGKLGVRAVIGKGGMDADTQACCKRYGYVYLQAAPGCAAKLAQGIERINGVTWPELGMPEAMWDLQAKGFGPLVVGMDTRGGSVYQQLRAAATERLNAVYPA
- a CDS encoding malate dehydrogenase, with product MDYAKESLKKHYEWRGKLEITPKAPVDSKQALSLAYTPGVAQPCLEIQKDVNKSYELTGRWNTVAVVTDGTAVLGLGDIGPEAGMPVMEGKCVLFKAFGGVDAIPLCVRSKDVDDIVNTVALLAGSFGGVNLEDISAPRCFEIERKLKERCDIPIFHDDQHGTAVVTLAGLINALKVVGKKLEDVRVVTSGAGAAGMAIIRLLMAMGLKDVVMCDRKGAIWEGREGLNAEKTEMARLSNREKKQGTLAEVIRGADVFIGVSAPGTLTTEMVSSMAKDAIIFACANPTPEIYPDEAKAGGAAVIATGRSDFPNQINNVLAFPGIFRGALDVRARDINDAMKIAAAYAIAGVVSDGELDAEHIMPAAFDPKVREAVACAVADAARKSGVAGI